The Neofelis nebulosa isolate mNeoNeb1 chromosome X, mNeoNeb1.pri, whole genome shotgun sequence genome has a segment encoding these proteins:
- the LOC131502210 gene encoding cancer/testis antigen 1-like yields MQAPGDGADGADGADGAQILDDGAGGATGSAGSSSGPGNPGGRDGTARSGTVAGEAPQVEGAWPGPRQGEEASASASGEASEKQVLEFALTVPFLCYVDAELTYQYLTSSAECYHEAVHTELTVIGSDLFIRLTAEDPVLLQISTASLLNQLSMVVQTMQHLVPAIFSRPRPGKGG; encoded by the exons ATGCAGGCCCCGGGCGACGGCGCGGACGGCGCGGACGGCGCGGACGGCGCGCAGATCCTGGACGACGGCGCCGGTGGTGCGACGGGTAGTGCTGGCTCGTCCAGTGGCCCCGGAAATCCCGGAGGCCGGGACGGCACCGCGAGGTCGGGCACCGTGGCTGGGGAAGCTCCCCAGGTCGAGGGGGCATGGCCCGGCCCAAGGCAGGGGGAAGAGGCTTCGGCCTCGGCCTCCGGGGAAGCCTCAGAAAAGCAAGTGTTGGAATT TGCCCTCACGGTGCCTTTCCTGTGTTACGTGGATGCGGAGCTGACCTACCAGTACCTGACCTCGAGTGCCGAATGCTACCACGAAGCGGTTCACACGGAGCTCACGGTGATTGGCAGTGACTTGTTTAT CCGACTAACTGCTGAAGACCCTGTCCTCCTGCAGATTTCCACCGCCTCCTTGCTCAACCAGCTTTCCATGGTGGTGCAGACCATGCAGCACTTGGTGCCCGCGATTTTTTCTAGGCCTCGGCCTGGAAAAGGGGGCTGA